The Canis lupus dingo isolate Sandy chromosome 18, ASM325472v2, whole genome shotgun sequence genome includes the window AAAGACACAAATCTGCCTCAGAtgttcttatttatgttttttaaatgaattatgctTTGCAATGGAAATCACACTTTTTGCTGCTATTTAAatttatgatgaaatattttacatgcaAATTAAATGCTTTCAAAACTGAGAGGCCCATGACCAAAACATGTGTAGATTACTAATATGTCATGTTCTATATAGAAGCAACGGGATCTACCATAAACAGTCGCAAATGTGAcagcttgaaaatgaaaaaaatagaaggttGTATACTAGTGATTAGTGGGGAAAAAATGCTTGCTGATGTGTCTGGAGTCTTAACTGACTGCTTTAATTCTGTCACCAATTGCTTGTACAACCTTGGCCAGGTCACTTTAGTGTTATGGGCTTTGGTTTCTCCAGAGTAAAATCTAAATGGCTGGTGTTACTTTTACCACAAAATAATCATCCTTTGTCCAACCAGgacagaagtaaaataaaattctccccAATGAGGGATTACCCATTGTTGATTCAATTTAAGATGCATACAAATAATTTCCTGAATTTAAAGTAACatgaagggcagccccagtggctcagtggtttagcgccgctttcagcctagggcctgattctggagacctgggatcaagtcccacgtcgggctccctgcatggagagcctgcttctccctctgctctctctctctctctctctctctctctctctgtctctaatgaataaataaataaaatcttataaaaattttttttaaaaaagtagcatGAAGAATCGTATAAGTGCAGATGTGTAGTGGAAGATAAATTTGAGGATactcagagaaacagaagtcaataaaagagaaaagcattccTTCATCAGACATCTAATATCTAAAACACGGTCtcttatgtattttatctttccatataaaatggttatttaattgattcctcattttaaaaatcatatgaacagaaattttaataatgatcAAGTTTAAAACAATATCTACATTTCAAGTAACTTAATTGAGCCCATATAAAACTGTTCCCcagattatttttctcccttgccAGAACacctggaaaattatttttattatattaatgatTTGTTTGGAATTTTAACTAGCCATATtgaatagagagaaaaataaacatacaagGTATTCAAGTAAGGTGAGTTATTAATGTTACAGAgatctgatatttttaatttgccagATTAAATAGGCCTTTATGCTAATCActatttggtttttattgtatttttaataaagttaggTAACCAATTGGtttacagtactttttttttaaagtgggagtTCAGTTGAGAAGGATTCAGAGATTATGATCAcgttcaggaaaaaaataaaggattgatAATATTTTTGATGTCTTCATAGGCAGAACAATAGTATGAAATATGGGCGAGGCAGACACTCATTATGTTTACTTTTTGCATATACAATTTCTGAGATCTGGTCTCACATCTTTAAGCCTTTGGTGGAGCCTCTTATAGTTTATCACACTGCCACCCTGGAGCTCCTTTGAACACATATTCAGGATACAGACCATGTTTCTCTCATCAACTTTTCACTCATGCCAAGTAACCTATACATACAACACACAACCACACATGTTACATAGTAGtcactcaataaaatatttgttggattacTGACTCAGTATTACATTTTGACCTCCTTGATTTTTGTCGTGGTTTGGTCTTCTGAATAAAACTTGTACCTTGTTTGCTCCCAAAGCTTTGTTCATCCTGTTATCCAAAGCTAAGTTCAAACAGtacctatttttttaaggcattaCTCTAAAGTCCCCAAATGGActtgaacttttctttctttcaaacacTCTATGATACCTTTCATTTTCTACCTTCTACAAGGGCCTCTTTCTTCACTGCCTTACTGTCAACACTGGTTTTGCCTTCCTTGAAGATGAAGACTGtgtctcattttaaatatttgtaatattatgAGATAAATTCATGTGATTATTGAGAGCCTAGTCTATTCCAGGTGTTCCATAAGAAAGGGGAtgaaattaatgtttattaagaTTTATACAAGGTTTTCCAAATGATATCTATATTAACTTTAGGTCTTCACAATCAGATTAGGAGCTAGCTCATGTTACCATGATTATTCTAGATTGAAAACCAAAGATGGGAgagattattgatttttttcccaataagCAAGAGATAGAATCAAGAGTAGTCTCTGAATCAAAATCTACATCCTTCCCATTGTACATTAACTcttcattaattttaaagatatctttACAATCAACCAACCTTTATGGGCACACTTTATTTACATATCAGGGACAAATGCTCCTAGAATAAAATgctcaaaaagaaaatactttagtACCTATTAACTTACTGACTGTACCCTTGACATCCTTATTTCTCAGACTGTAGATCAGGGGATTCAACATGGCGATCACCACTGTATAAAACACAGATGCCACTTTGACTGTGTGCCTTGAGTTTTTGGAGTTGGGCACACAGTAGAGAAAAAGGATGGTCCCATGGAAGATCGTGATGGCAGTCAGATGGGAGGCGCAGGTGGAGAAGGCTTTGCGGCGACCACTGGCTGAACGCATCTTGAGGATGGTGACAACGATAAATACGTAAGACAAGAGAATGATGAGCAGTGTGCTGACCTCATTAAAGGtggcaaaaatgaaaagcagCAACTGACTGATGTAAGTATCAGAGCAAGACAGGGAGATCAATGCAGAGAACTCACAGAAGAAATGATTGATGGTGTTGAAACCCTGAAAAGATAATTTGACCACAGAGCATGTGAGTATCAAGGAACATGCTACTCCCCATGCATATGATCCGACCACCAGCATGGCACAGAGCTTCTGGGACACTGTCACTGTGTAGAGCAGAGGATTGCAAATGGCCACaaagcggtcataggccatcacagCTAATAAAAAGGATTCAGCTACCACAAaggtacaaaagaaaaagaactgtacTACACATCCTGGAAATGAAATGGTTCTGTCTTCTGCAACCAGGTTTGCCAGGGCCTTGGGAGCAATGATGGAGGAGTAGCAGAAATCCACCACTGAGAGGTggctgaggaagaagtacatgggggtgtgcaGCTTGGGGTTAATCTTGATTATAACTATCATCCCAAGATTACCTACAACAGTGACACTATAGATGGCcagaaaaatcaagaagagaGGGATTTGCAGTTCTGGGTAATCTGAGAAGCCCAAGAGAGTGAATGTAGCcccacttttatttctctctgacaGTAACATGATGGTTTCTGCTTGTCAGAATCTGGGTCTGTcctgaaaatagaaatattaaggagAGTCAGGATGTAAGAATCTTGCTTTACCCTTTACCAAGACTGGAAGAGGAagcaaaatatcttttcataatttctctatGTGTTTATTATGCAAGATAATGCTAAACGTCTAATAttctaaaagatgaaaatcatttttaaaattttaagtaaaaaagcaaTATAATTATTGACttttaagtcaatttttaaagttctcaactgttatgtttaatatttacaaattagaATATGAGATAAAAGGTTTTAcggttattttaaatgaaatcttcctATAATAGTCTCAGCTCTCCTTGAACATTATAAGTTGATAAAAGAAATGGCTAGTAAAGTATGACTGATGACATCAGCCTTATAATCAGTACAGACATGAGGAATTTccaaacaaattaatttttataccaTAGGTTCACATTGTGACATTAAGAATAAATACCCCTAACACTTTATAGTTGTGCCTTCATTATTAATTTCATATAACACATTTTTTCTGGCTCAGCAaatctgatataaaaataaatatataaatctgatATAAAAGAATAAGTCtcaggcagcccagtggctcagtgttttagcgccgccttaagcccagggcctgattctggagacccaggatcaagtcccatgtcgggctccctgcatggagcctacttctccctctacctgtgtctctgcctctctctctctctctctctctgtgtgtgtctttcatgaataaataaattaaaaatctttaaaaaataataaatcttaattaGTTTTTTCAGAGCTTTCTTCTCAAGTAGTGGGTTCCCAATTGTCAATCCTACCTCATTGCTTGATGAATAACAAAATTAGAATAGATGATAAAGATAATCATGTCTATTCCCTTATTCTGGAGGTGACAAGACAGAAACTAGACAAACCTTGACTTTCCCAATGACATGCAAATAAGGACCAATCTACACATCTGTGACTAGAACCCTGATTAGAATCCCAGCCACATCAGACTCTGATCCATGTTCTAGTAATAGATACTGATATACTTCCTTTATTAATGATCAtacttgccatttatgacaagcCAGGGTCTCTGGACTTATAGGAAAGGGTTGTCTGACAGTGTACAGACCACAGAGCCACCCTAGAAAGCAGCAccaggatgaaataaaaatgaaatttggggaCGTGTGCTCTCCCAGAAATAACTAAGTGTAGTAAAGACTGATTCTGAAACTTTCAAAGTCagtctgggacccctgggtggctcaatggctgagtgtctgcctttgtctcaggtggtgatcccaaggtcctgggattgagtcctgcatcgggctccctgcaggaggagggagggctttctgcttcttctctgtctatgcttctgcctctctgtgtctcatgaataaataaataagatcttaaaaaaaaaaagaagaaggaactTTCCTTGCCTaggactctgtctctctctgtctctctctttccctctctctcccctcatctctcctctctcttcaaGATGTGGAGAATATTCATTCTGTCCCAATATTATCttgaaggagaaaatattcaaaacttgAGGTAGTAATGCACAATGAAGACATTTTAGGAGAAAATAGTAATACAAAAGAATCGTTATATCTCTTCAGTTGGTACCCAACACCTCTGAGATCCTACCATAcaaagaaactcttttttttctaagattttatttatttatttgagagagaaagagaggggaggagcagagggagaggaacaaacagactctgcactgagcatgagctggatcccacgaccctaagatcatgacctgatccgaaatcaagagtcagatgctcaactgactgaaccacccaggtgcttccaTACCAGGAAACTTGTAATCATCACTCCAGTAAGATTATCtctgatctcacaacccaagaAATAGTTTTAGATGGCCCATCAATAAAGATGTCAGATCATATTTGATACTGAGACCTCAGTGGCCCTCTCTGTCCCTATACTCCTACATCTGAGTATTAAAGACAACCTCAAAAGATAATCCATTAGGAAGCCAGACATTCTGATTATTATGTTTTTGGCTTAATACAATATTTAACTTATCTAAAGCATTTAAGAATTTACTTTAAACTAATGTTACATTTAACGTGATGGTTCTTGCATCCCAAATATTGTCGTCAAATTATTAGTAAAAATCTTCTACATCATTGAATCCAAGAAATATAACAGCTAGAATCTTCATACCTATGTTTTCCccattttgttgtaatttttgcTCAGACACGTGTTTCCTGCTTTAGAATCTTAATTAAAGCTGgtcccttttaaattttttcacaaGAGAGTCTGTTCAATCTCGgctagtttcattttatttgaatcaCTTTCTTACTTTGCCTATTTCTTCACTAATTTATGGAAACAAGACAAGGCACATCCCCAAAGTTCTCAGACCTCTTCTATTCTCATACCCTAAGTACCTCTTGTTCATCTGAGCCAAGTCCTCTCATACAAAAATGTGTGAATAAATGCAGTTTCTCTTCCTTGCATGTTCAGATATGTTACTTTGCTGTGACTAAATATTTCTCAAGAACCGTCTAGATCTAAAGGGTAAGTTCCCCCTCCCATATTAACATTGAAGTTAATGTCAATCTGTCTCtagaatcttaaaacaaaccTGCTGATGGCAAAGGTAAGGTGGCTCCTGGTTGGACTGGTGGGTATGTTCTTATATGTATAGTACAACCTTTGGGACATGAACTCTAGGGATTATGTCTTGCCCCATTCTCTTGAggtcatgaaataaataaaattaatcatctttTTCTGATGTAATTCTTGAAAACCTGGAGCAGTGTTAGgagcattttatataaaaatgtatattttaaaatcacttttccaATCTGTGATTACTCCCATACCTTCCTACAATTATCAATATTATAGAACTAGTAAAAAATCATCCTTATCAAATATTGAGTGACTACCAAATGTCAGGCATAACCCCTTCCTCCCTACCTCCACTTTGACCATTGCAGAAGTGTAGGAACTCATATTTTAGATCATTATGACTCATTGAGAGTTAAAGTAGAAATATTTATAAGGTTAAATAGCAAGTTGGGAAAATGATCTAGTCCCTTTGAAATCTTGTCTTATTCTATTACTCTTTCTACCTCTACCTCTCCCAGCTAGTCTGACCTCTTTGCTTTTAtcccttgctttttgtttttcaaaaaatattcccCACTCTTTCTTTAGGGTCTTTCCTACTCATATTTCCTGCATGCCGAAAATGCTTTTCCTTAAGTTTTTGTTCAAAGGCACCTTTTCAGGGAAACCTTCCACGACCATGCTATTTTACTGCAAGAGCTACTCTACTACCCAATTTAGTGTTTAAAGTACTTCACATggttcagatatatttttaatccttatctatttcttttgttgtatATTGCTTTTCTCCAGCTAGATAAAATTTCCAGGAAAAGGGAGACCATTCACTGTTTTGTTTGCTAATATATTCCAAGCTCCTAGGTGAAAGATGAGCATGGTCAGTGTACCATGAGTCTTTATTGAGTAATAAATATGACTTTCCAGAGGAACTGGGAATAGAGCCAAACTATCAGAACAATGAGGAATTTCAGTGCAGAGAGGAGATATTTCACAAAGCATGATAAGCATGCTTCAGAAATAATATTGAAACTGTGcagtcaaaataaaacaaaacataaacaaaccaaaacaaatgccCACTCCACTGAACTACCTATCTCTAGTCAAATTTATTATATCAGAAATCTTGAAAATTTCAAGATTATGTACAGCATGGTAAAGTTACTGACTAATGGAAAATATCTCAAGCATTCTCCTCTAGAAAATTTTCAGATAGTTTTGCCAAAGTTTTATCACGTCCATCCATTCGGCATTTTTTGCATATACATGAGATGCAAGGTTGCACTATTGATATAAGAATAATATAGAAATTGGTCACATTAaagcatttctttgaaaagatatataatcTCTATAATTAATAAGTAATACCATTGAAGAAAAACTGAAGAGTGTATATTCGCGGCTC containing:
- the LOC112663646 gene encoding olfactory receptor 5D18; this translates as MLLSERNKSGATFTLLGFSDYPELQIPLFLIFLAIYSVTVVGNLGMIVIIKINPKLHTPMYFFLSHLSVVDFCYSSIIAPKALANLVAEDRTISFPGCVVQFFFFCTFVVAESFLLAVMAYDRFVAICNPLLYTVTVSQKLCAMLVVGSYAWGVACSLILTCSVVKLSFQGFNTINHFFCEFSALISLSCSDTYISQLLLFIFATFNEVSTLLIILLSYVFIVVTILKMRSASGRRKAFSTCASHLTAITIFHGTILFLYCVPNSKNSRHTVKVASVFYTVVIAMLNPLIYSLRNKDVKGTVSKLIGTKVFSF